Proteins from a single region of Apium graveolens cultivar Ventura chromosome 7, ASM990537v1, whole genome shotgun sequence:
- the LOC141673403 gene encoding uncharacterized protein LOC141673403, translating into MKVPNHKKNPDKYCDYHRDKGHNTDECYHLKKLIERMIKDGKLNQFAKPHMPMTFRTEDYEDVICPHEDPLIINPIIRKNKIWKVMVDTGSSTNILFHKTYCKMNLAGEQLEPCNEAPLYAIGGHPIQFEGTITLPVLLGKLPYTGEELVKFYVVRIESPYNAIFGRPFLSTFKAVESIPHLKLKFPTKKGVG; encoded by the exons ATGAAGGTCCCGAACCACAAGAAGAACCCTGATAAATACTGTGACTATCATAGGGACAAGGGGCATAACACCGATGAGTGCTATCACCTCAAAAAGCTCATTGAGCGCATGATCAAAGACGGCAAGCTTAATCAGTTC GCAAAGCCCCATATGCCCATGACCTTCAGAACTGAAGACTACGAGGATGTCATTTGCCCGCACGAGGACCCTCTAATCATCAATCCTATCATCAGGAAAAATAAGATATGGAAAGTAATGGTGGATACAGGCAGCTCGACCAACATACTGTTCCACAAAACCTACTGCAAAATGAACTTGGCTGGAGAGCAACTAGAGCCCTGCAACGAGGCTCCCCTTTATGCCATTGGAGGGCATCCCATTCAGTTTGAAGGAACAATTACTCTACCGGTCCTCCTAGGCAAATTGCCGTATACCGGCGAAGAGCTGGTGAAGTTCTATGTAGTTCGGATCGAAAGCCCGTACAATGCAATATTTGGTAGGCCCTTTCTATCAACCTTTAAAGCAGTGGAGTCTATACCCCACCTTAAACTCAAGTTCCCCACTAAAAAAGGGGTAGGATAA
- the LOC141673401 gene encoding uncharacterized protein LOC141673401, which produces MRPDPKETLQLYLAVSDRTLGAVLVKNYEGNQHLVFYVSHVLKDAETRYPNAEKFAYGLVMASRKLRYYFQGWMIQVVTSQPLKKILTRPEASGRVVAWSIELGEFDLEYVPRMAIKARALADFMVECTFWGPKDLSPDEQLIWIPGKWKIFVDGSVAGKSVGPA; this is translated from the coding sequence ATGAGGCCCGATCCGAAGGAAACCCTTCAGCTTTATCTAGCCGTGTCCGACAGAACTCTGGGGGCAGTACTTGTGAAAAACTATGAGGGCAATCAGCATCTCGTGTTCTACGTTTCCCATGTCCTCAAGGATGCAGAGACAAGGTACCCCAACGCCGAAAAATTCGCATATGGGTTGGTTATGGCCTCCCGAAAATTGCGATATTATTTCCAAGGCTGGATGATCCAAGTTGTTACCAGCCAACCTCTGAAGAAGATTTTAACAAGGCCCGAAGCCTCTGGAAGAGTCGTAGCATGGTCCATCGAACTCGGGGAATTTGATCTCGAGTACGTTCCCCGAATGGCAATTAAGGCTCGGGCTTTGGCCGACTTCATGGTTGAATGCACATTCTGGGGTCCGAAGGATCTTTCACCCGACGAACAACTAATCTGGATCCCAGGGAAGTGGAAAATTTTTGTAGATGGGTCGGTAGCCGGAAAAAGTGTGGGGCCGGCTTAA